In Mycoplasma sp. OR1901, the following are encoded in one genomic region:
- the pheS gene encoding phenylalanine--tRNA ligase subunit alpha, translated as MNKKLDINEIHKLEDLKKIKSELFNQGSEMFELQQKIKTSSPEEKKEIGMKIKNLKKEYEDFFKLAEEKIQELETQNKLKNSFIDFTEPSTKKASLHPITITEERLRDWFLQRGYYEQEDGEIVSDEFNFERLNIPSNHPARAMHDSLYFNEKTLLRTHNTGITAKALDEYKHSKEKNKEVSIFSIGKVYRNDEDDATHSHQFTQLDFVSVGKVSFQNLIWTLKSLLSYVLEQEVEIRLRPSYFPFTEPSVEVDVFYKGRWIEILGAGMLHPRVLELAGFDNQEYNGFAAGLGLERITMIKYGFTDIRDLYKNDMRIMEQFKYEK; from the coding sequence ATGAATAAAAAATTAGATATTAATGAGATACATAAATTAGAAGACCTTAAAAAAATAAAATCAGAATTATTTAATCAAGGTAGTGAAATGTTTGAATTACAACAAAAAATTAAAACAAGTTCACCTGAAGAGAAAAAAGAAATCGGTATGAAAATTAAAAATTTAAAAAAGGAATATGAAGACTTTTTTAAATTAGCTGAAGAAAAAATTCAAGAATTAGAAACTCAAAATAAACTTAAAAATAGTTTTATCGATTTTACCGAACCAAGTACTAAAAAAGCATCTTTACACCCAATCACAATTACAGAAGAAAGATTAAGAGATTGATTTTTACAAAGAGGGTACTATGAACAAGAAGATGGTGAAATTGTTTCTGATGAATTTAATTTTGAACGTTTAAACATACCTTCAAACCACCCGGCTAGAGCAATGCACGATTCACTTTACTTTAATGAAAAAACTTTATTAAGAACACATAATACAGGAATTACAGCCAAAGCTTTAGATGAATATAAACACTCAAAAGAAAAAAATAAAGAAGTATCTATTTTTTCAATTGGTAAAGTTTACAGAAATGACGAAGATGACGCAACACACTCACACCAATTCACTCAATTAGACTTCGTTTCAGTTGGTAAAGTAAGTTTCCAAAATTTAATTTGAACTCTAAAATCATTACTATCATATGTTTTAGAACAAGAAGTTGAAATTAGATTAAGACCAAGTTATTTCCCTTTCACTGAACCTAGTGTTGAAGTTGACGTATTTTACAAAGGAAGATGAATCGAAATACTTGGAGCAGGTATGTTACACCCAAGAGTTCTAGAACTTGCAGGATTTGATAATCAAGAATACAATGGATTTGCAGCTGGTTTAGGACTTGAAAGAATAACAATGATAAAATATGGTTTCACAGATATCAGAGACCTTTACAAAAATGATATGAGAATAATGGAGCAATTTAAATATGAAAAATAG
- a CDS encoding phenylalanine--tRNA ligase subunit beta has translation MLLSLNHINKFFSNKKLTHQEVETALNNLGIEVENTEKFSDVEGVLFAKVLSVKLNPNSDRLDMVSLQTKNGIIQIQTTNRILKEGDFITCFPVGAKKGDFVFGAKKLKGEISEGMMAAWSELGYQYDLLNERDEILVLPNDFASLEDDPVQVLGLDDYIIEISLTTNRNDLNSYYYIAKEIASYYNLEFKFDFNDVKPTFKSNLEVKNTISKELSFLEVKGETQTSLYDKMLLAKHNISSLHNWAVNLTNLTLLNIGATAHVYDKNKISNKINDKMFSGNLNILGNKNVEVNDVLVIEDENKQISIASVMGLEESKSEKDSKHFLFEVGVFPNELIRHGAKEIKLSTNSSSQASRVISQQVAKMGMDFIQSYVNNLETSQVINPISVPEKKQISVKFDLLKLYGNFDNIDQLSDSIQKLVNLDFEVKIDKENQKIDVLVPNYRYDIELPVDIIEELFRIYSYDNFKPMEYFSKPYNVVQKRNNLKHTLVSQGYDEVRTFTLVSIEKSAFNPFKFDTDMKLMTFVSKEREVVRNSIITSIQEVVEYNQKRKIKDINVFEKGMINNNKLVLGMATTTKNYVNFKNDIINILNQEIKFVREFKQDNKEFKLDINNVETNDALSINPYASAYIVLNDKLIGWVGKLHPKYDSTDALYAEILLDSFAKPSILEDINKPINSNNFAYQSVNTNPLKTIDLTFSLTKEEYLENIIKEIEKTTNNNAFSIKKIDEYHKDDTKQITLQITASEEEIELLNNKYNSQKGE, from the coding sequence ATGCTTTTATCATTAAATCATATTAATAAGTTTTTTTCTAATAAAAAACTTACACATCAAGAAGTTGAAACAGCTTTAAATAATTTAGGTATTGAAGTTGAAAATACTGAAAAATTTAGCGATGTAGAAGGAGTATTATTCGCTAAAGTTTTAAGCGTTAAATTAAACCCTAATTCTGATAGATTAGATATGGTTAGTTTACAAACTAAAAACGGAATTATCCAAATTCAAACTACAAACAGAATTTTAAAAGAAGGCGATTTCATAACTTGCTTCCCTGTAGGTGCTAAAAAAGGTGATTTTGTTTTTGGTGCTAAAAAACTAAAAGGTGAAATTTCAGAAGGGATGATGGCCGCTTGAAGCGAACTTGGTTACCAGTATGACTTACTAAATGAAAGAGATGAAATTTTAGTATTACCAAATGATTTTGCTTCTCTTGAAGATGATCCTGTGCAAGTATTAGGATTAGACGATTATATTATTGAAATTAGTTTAACAACTAATAGAAATGACTTGAATTCATATTACTATATTGCAAAAGAAATTGCTTCTTACTATAATCTCGAATTTAAATTTGATTTTAATGATGTTAAACCAACTTTTAAATCAAATTTAGAAGTTAAAAATACAATTTCTAAAGAATTAAGCTTCCTTGAAGTTAAAGGCGAAACACAAACAAGTCTATACGATAAAATGTTACTTGCAAAACATAATATTTCTTCATTACATAACTGAGCGGTTAATTTAACAAACTTAACTTTACTTAATATTGGTGCTACAGCTCATGTTTATGATAAAAATAAAATTTCAAACAAAATTAATGACAAAATGTTTAGTGGTAATTTAAATATTTTAGGAAATAAAAATGTGGAAGTTAATGATGTTTTAGTTATCGAAGACGAAAACAAGCAGATCTCAATAGCTTCTGTTATGGGGTTAGAAGAATCTAAAAGCGAAAAAGATTCAAAACACTTTTTATTTGAAGTAGGTGTTTTCCCAAATGAATTAATTCGTCATGGTGCCAAAGAAATTAAATTAAGCACAAATAGTTCTTCACAAGCATCAAGAGTTATTTCACAACAAGTAGCTAAAATGGGGATGGATTTTATTCAAAGTTATGTAAATAACCTTGAAACATCACAAGTTATTAACCCAATTAGTGTCCCTGAGAAAAAACAAATTAGCGTTAAATTTGACTTATTAAAACTATACGGTAATTTTGATAATATCGATCAATTAAGCGATTCAATTCAAAAATTAGTTAACTTAGATTTTGAAGTTAAAATCGATAAAGAAAATCAAAAAATAGATGTTTTAGTTCCTAACTATAGATATGATATTGAACTACCAGTAGATATTATCGAAGAATTATTTAGAATTTATTCATATGATAATTTCAAACCAATGGAATATTTCTCAAAACCATATAATGTAGTGCAAAAAAGAAATAATTTAAAACACACTTTAGTATCTCAAGGTTATGATGAAGTTAGAACCTTTACTCTTGTATCAATTGAAAAAAGTGCGTTTAACCCATTTAAGTTTGATACTGATATGAAGTTAATGACTTTTGTTTCAAAAGAAAGAGAAGTTGTTAGAAATTCTATAATCACTTCGATTCAAGAAGTTGTTGAATATAACCAAAAAAGAAAAATTAAAGACATTAATGTTTTCGAAAAAGGTATGATCAACAATAATAAATTAGTTTTAGGTATGGCTACCACAACTAAAAATTATGTAAATTTCAAAAATGATATTATTAACATTTTAAACCAAGAAATTAAGTTTGTACGTGAATTTAAACAAGATAACAAAGAGTTTAAATTAGATATAAACAATGTTGAAACAAACGACGCTTTATCAATTAACCCATACGCAAGTGCTTACATAGTATTAAACGATAAATTAATTGGATGAGTTGGTAAATTACATCCAAAATATGATTCTACAGATGCCCTTTATGCAGAAATATTGTTAGATTCATTTGCTAAACCTTCAATTTTAGAAGATATCAACAAGCCTATAAATTCAAATAATTTTGCATACCAATCAGTTAATACAAATCCACTTAAAACAATTGATTTAACTTTCTCATTAACCAAAGAAGAATATTTAGAAAACATAATAAAAGAAATTGAAAAAACAACTAATAATAATGCTTTTTCAATTAAAAAAATAGATGAATATCACAAAGATGATACAAAACAAATAACACTACAAATAACCGCTTCTGAAGAAGAAATTGAGTTATTGAATAATAAATACAACTCTCAAAAAGGAGAATAA
- a CDS encoding replication-associated recombination protein A, with translation MNNNLANKLRPENFDDLVGQKNIVDLLKKVSKNKMTSSFIFFGESGVGKTTMALILAKNMGLNYEYFNASIDDKSKLVKILKDNQIIIIDEIHRLNKDKQDILLSYLEFDKVIVYATTTENPYFKVNPALRSRMQILELHKIDENEIVEYIKKLIAKGKIKLNISDEVLLSLSRFSSGDLRLCLNNIQLISLVIGSEKEITTEDLKKVIPNINFYSDSNSNEHFNNLSAFHKSLRGSDIDASLYYGMLILKTGDENGLFRRMLCVAYEDIGMANPNVGYRVEAAIRTYERLGMPEGRLAIGAAIVDLANSPKSNSTYLALSKAIELIDSGKIYPIPKHLKDRHYKSAAKLGYGIDYKYPHDYENNWVEQNYLPQKLKDIKIFEYGNSKFEQDSKKYWEKIKKG, from the coding sequence ATATAGTAGATCTTCTCAAAAAAGTTTCTAAAAATAAAATGACTTCAAGTTTTATTTTTTTTGGTGAAAGTGGTGTTGGTAAAACTACTATGGCACTTATTTTGGCTAAAAATATGGGCTTGAATTATGAATATTTTAACGCCTCAATTGATGATAAGAGTAAATTAGTTAAAATCTTAAAAGACAATCAAATTATCATAATTGATGAAATACATAGATTAAACAAAGATAAGCAAGATATTTTACTTTCTTACTTAGAATTTGATAAAGTTATAGTTTATGCAACTACAACAGAAAATCCATACTTTAAAGTTAATCCAGCTTTACGTAGTAGGATGCAAATATTAGAACTACATAAAATTGATGAAAACGAAATTGTCGAGTACATAAAAAAATTAATTGCTAAAGGTAAAATTAAATTAAATATTAGTGATGAAGTGCTTTTATCACTTTCAAGATTTTCTTCAGGTGATTTAAGATTATGTTTAAATAATATTCAGTTAATTTCTTTAGTTATAGGTTCTGAAAAAGAAATTACTACTGAAGATTTAAAAAAAGTTATACCTAACATTAATTTTTATAGTGATTCAAATTCAAATGAACACTTTAACAACCTATCTGCTTTTCACAAAAGTTTAAGGGGTAGCGATATTGATGCTTCACTTTACTATGGGATGTTAATTTTAAAAACAGGTGACGAAAATGGACTTTTTAGAAGAATGCTTTGTGTAGCATACGAAGACATTGGAATGGCGAATCCAAATGTAGGCTATAGAGTTGAAGCTGCGATTAGAACGTACGAAAGACTTGGTATGCCCGAAGGAAGATTAGCAATCGGAGCGGCTATTGTTGATTTAGCAAACTCACCAAAAAGCAACTCAACATATTTAGCATTAAGTAAAGCAATAGAACTTATTGATAGTGGTAAAATTTACCCGATACCAAAACACCTTAAAGATAGGCATTATAAATCGGCTGCTAAATTAGGTTATGGAATAGATTATAAATATCCTCACGATTATGAAAATAATTGAGTTGAGCAAAATTATCTACCGCAAAAATTAAAAGATATTAAAATATTTGAATATGGAAATTCTAAATTCGAACAAGATTCAAAGAAATATTGAGAAAAAATTAAAAAAGGATAA
- the glyA gene encoding serine hydroxymethyltransferase produces MYKKINLKDKVVSDAINNELNRQFEHIELIASENYVSEDVLIAQGSVLTNKYGEGYPNKRYYGGCEYVDIVESAAIERLQKLFGVKYANVQPYSGSVANAAAIASVVPSGGKIMGLSLSSGGHLTHGYKISFSGIFYNSVSYDLGKDETLDYDAIEELVMKEKPDLIICGYSAYSRTIDFKRFKEIADKVGAKLMADIAHIAGLIVAGVHPSPVGYADIITSTTHKTLRGGRGGIIMTNDDEIAKKMNRWVFPGYQGGPLFHAIAGKAVAFYEALQPQFKEYGHKIVENASKFSNAFKELGYRVISGGTDNHLFMLDIVDKFNKDEVLLTGVKAEKVLGKINITINKNSIPFDKLPPTQCSGIRIGTAAMTSRNFDQWEKLASIMDQALKIQFDIELNGGESTDVQDKLLDNLKEQVLEITQKYPIIKKLHIILIVKS; encoded by the coding sequence ATGTATAAAAAAATAAATTTAAAAGATAAAGTTGTTTCAGATGCTATTAATAATGAATTAAACAGACAATTTGAACACATCGAATTAATCGCTAGTGAAAACTACGTTTCTGAAGACGTTTTAATAGCGCAAGGAAGCGTTTTAACTAATAAATATGGTGAAGGATACCCAAATAAACGTTATTACGGCGGATGTGAATACGTAGATATTGTCGAAAGTGCGGCAATTGAACGTTTACAAAAACTTTTTGGCGTTAAGTATGCAAATGTTCAACCTTATTCCGGTTCAGTAGCTAATGCTGCCGCTATTGCTTCGGTTGTTCCAAGCGGTGGAAAAATCATGGGTCTTTCGCTAAGTTCAGGAGGCCACTTAACACACGGGTACAAAATTTCTTTTAGTGGTATCTTTTATAACTCAGTTTCTTATGATTTAGGAAAAGATGAAACCTTAGATTATGACGCGATCGAAGAATTAGTAATGAAAGAAAAACCGGATTTAATAATTTGTGGTTATTCTGCTTACTCAAGAACTATCGATTTCAAGAGATTTAAAGAAATAGCTGATAAAGTTGGAGCTAAATTAATGGCTGATATTGCACATATTGCTGGTTTAATTGTCGCTGGTGTTCACCCTTCTCCGGTAGGTTATGCTGACATAATAACTTCAACAACACACAAAACATTAAGAGGTGGTCGTGGTGGAATAATCATGACAAACGATGACGAAATAGCTAAAAAAATGAATCGTTGAGTATTCCCTGGTTATCAAGGTGGACCACTTTTCCACGCTATCGCTGGTAAAGCTGTTGCTTTTTACGAGGCTTTACAACCACAATTTAAAGAGTACGGACATAAAATAGTTGAAAATGCATCTAAATTTTCAAATGCATTTAAAGAATTAGGTTACCGTGTAATTAGTGGAGGAACTGATAACCACTTATTTATGCTTGATATAGTTGATAAATTCAATAAAGATGAAGTATTATTAACCGGTGTCAAAGCAGAAAAAGTATTAGGTAAAATTAATATAACAATTAACAAAAATAGCATTCCTTTTGATAAATTACCACCTACACAATGTAGTGGAATTAGAATTGGAACAGCAGCTATGACAAGTAGAAACTTTGACCAATGAGAAAAGTTAGCTTCCATAATGGATCAAGCACTTAAAATTCAATTTGACATTGAATTAAACGGTGGAGAATCAACTGATGTTCAAGATAAATTACTTGATAATTTAAAAGAACAAGTTCTCGAAATAACACAAAAATACCCTATAATTAAAAAATTACATATAATTTTAATTGTTAAGTCATAA
- a CDS encoding uracil-DNA glycosylase: MKNSFLNILTSEGKKPYFDNIINELKVAEKENKVVLPYQTDMFRAFEFFQVKETKVVFIGQDPYHSLGTADGLAFSTRGQKTPPSLNNIFKELKKDYPDTKIETNSLVAWAKQGVLLLNTVLTVEYGKANSHKNIGWENFTLKVVENVINENNNVIIVALGKQAQEYISKLPNLNKLDPNNILATSHPSPFSYQKGFENFELFKKINAILKKHKTRQINWDLVKEVI; encoded by the coding sequence ATGAAAAATAGTTTTTTAAATATACTAACAAGCGAAGGAAAAAAACCTTACTTTGACAACATAATTAATGAATTAAAGGTAGCTGAAAAAGAAAATAAAGTAGTTTTACCATATCAAACAGATATGTTTAGAGCCTTTGAATTCTTCCAAGTTAAAGAAACTAAAGTAGTATTTATTGGTCAAGATCCATATCATAGTTTAGGAACTGCTGATGGTTTAGCTTTTTCAACTAGAGGGCAAAAAACTCCACCATCACTAAACAATATTTTTAAAGAATTGAAAAAAGATTATCCTGACACAAAAATCGAAACAAATTCACTTGTAGCGTGAGCAAAGCAAGGTGTATTATTATTAAATACAGTATTAACTGTTGAATATGGGAAAGCTAACTCACACAAAAATATCGGTTGAGAAAACTTTACTTTAAAAGTAGTTGAAAACGTAATAAACGAAAATAATAATGTAATTATAGTAGCGTTAGGAAAACAAGCTCAAGAATATATTAGCAAACTTCCTAATTTAAATAAATTAGACCCAAATAATATATTAGCCACATCTCACCCTTCTCCATTCAGCTATCAAAAGGGTTTTGAAAACTTTGAACTATTCAAAAAAATCAATGCTATTTTAAAAAAACATAAAACAAGACAAATTAATTGAGACTTAGTTAAGGAGGTAATTTAA
- a CDS encoding LemA family protein, whose protein sequence is MSNLFNNREYTRPEGLEPSVDNSVKKPEVSLFGKIMFWIIGLGIFSAVAYVIKSNRFKRMQNDVNEAASTIDTQLAKRADTLYKLVSSVKSFKEHEKDLYTSVTRMRALTGTGNINDSVELEKLTSSALGRLIAVRENYPELKSSDLYKELMEQSTYIEREIGAARRLYNSRVNEFNSSIFTWPNNVVSTTMKLTTLPLFQASQKQRDDVSFESLGL, encoded by the coding sequence ATGTCAAATTTATTTAATAATAGAGAGTATACTAGACCTGAAGGTTTAGAACCTTCAGTAGATAACTCAGTGAAAAAACCAGAAGTTAGCTTATTCGGAAAAATCATGTTCTGAATTATTGGTTTAGGAATTTTTTCAGCAGTAGCATACGTTATAAAATCAAACAGATTTAAAAGAATGCAAAATGATGTTAATGAAGCAGCATCAACAATTGATACTCAATTAGCAAAAAGAGCTGACACACTATATAAATTAGTTAGTTCAGTTAAATCATTTAAAGAACACGAAAAAGACCTATACACAAGTGTTACAAGAATGAGAGCACTTACAGGAACAGGAAACATTAACGATTCAGTTGAATTAGAAAAACTTACTAGTTCTGCATTAGGAAGATTGATCGCAGTTCGTGAAAATTATCCAGAATTAAAATCATCAGATTTATATAAAGAATTAATGGAACAATCTACATACATCGAAAGAGAAATCGGAGCAGCTAGAAGACTTTACAACTCAAGAGTTAACGAATTCAACTCAAGTATCTTTACATGACCAAACAATGTTGTATCTACAACAATGAAATTAACAACATTACCATTATTCCAAGCAAGCCAAAAACAGAGAGATGACGTTTCATTTGAAAGTTTAGGGTTATAA